One window of the Sphaerochaeta associata genome contains the following:
- the lgt gene encoding prolipoprotein diacylglyceryl transferase, translating into MTQFISFPSWISPEIIPGLPLRWYGLMYVVAFSFAYLMIRVQARKGDIALDADQTLNLVLYCVVGLVVGARLFSVLFYDGTTYYWTHPWMIFWPFRDGRFVGLPGMSYHGGLVGAILGAWLFSRKYRFNFLSLADTVSYAAPLGYTFGRLGNFINGELFGRVSTTPWAMVFPDAPRFSTNYEWVRTLADSLGIAYQSGELVNLPRHPSQLYEALFEGVLLFCFLWFVIRKRKNLKTGMGLAWYMIGYGTVRFFIEYLRSPDENLGYILAFGKQSDNIALFQSFFNFSMGQLFCLAMIFSGIIFILVLRKQKGALHVSHT; encoded by the coding sequence ATGACACAATTCATCTCCTTCCCCAGCTGGATTTCACCGGAGATTATCCCCGGTCTACCCCTACGGTGGTATGGCCTGATGTACGTAGTGGCATTCAGTTTTGCCTACCTGATGATTCGCGTCCAGGCACGCAAAGGGGATATAGCCCTCGATGCCGACCAAACCCTGAACCTGGTGCTCTACTGTGTTGTCGGCCTGGTAGTCGGGGCAAGACTCTTTTCTGTTCTGTTCTATGACGGGACAACCTATTACTGGACACATCCTTGGATGATTTTCTGGCCGTTCAGAGACGGCCGATTCGTTGGATTGCCGGGGATGAGTTACCATGGTGGTTTGGTGGGCGCAATTCTCGGAGCCTGGCTTTTCAGCCGAAAATACCGTTTCAATTTTCTCTCTCTTGCCGATACGGTAAGTTATGCCGCTCCCTTGGGCTATACCTTCGGACGGTTGGGAAACTTCATCAACGGCGAGCTCTTCGGGCGTGTCTCGACGACTCCTTGGGCGATGGTTTTTCCCGATGCCCCCCGCTTTTCAACCAACTATGAATGGGTGAGAACCCTTGCCGATTCGCTAGGCATCGCCTATCAGAGCGGGGAGCTGGTCAACCTGCCCCGCCATCCCAGTCAACTGTACGAGGCCCTGTTTGAAGGGGTGCTGCTCTTCTGCTTCTTGTGGTTTGTCATCCGAAAGCGGAAAAACCTTAAAACCGGTATGGGTCTGGCTTGGTATATGATCGGATACGGGACGGTGCGGTTCTTCATCGAGTACTTGCGCTCCCCCGATGAGAATCTCGGCTACATTCTTGCATTCGGAAAACAGTCGGACAATATTGCCTTGTTTCAATCCTTCTTCAATTTCTCCATGGGGCAGCTTTTCTGCCTTGCCATGATATTCAGTGGAATCATCTTCATCCTTGTCCTACGAAAACAAAAAGGAGCCTTGCATGTCTCACATACATGA
- the gpmI gene encoding 2,3-bisphosphoglycerate-independent phosphoglycerate mutase: MVDALKKMGKISRKGPVVLVIMDGVGFGKYKEGDAVAAALTGHLNKLYKANPWTKLKAHGLAVGLPSDDDMGNSEVGHNAMGCGRVFSQGAKLVNNSIETGAMFEGTTWNKLVANVKTKASTLHFIGLLSDGNVHSHIDNLKAMIVQAKKDGVAKVRIHALLDGRDVGEVSALEYFDPFEAFLASLNDASFDARIASGGGRMVITMDRYNANWNMVRKGWETHVLGEGRMFEGAHQAIETLRKESKAIDQDLPPFVIAKDGKPVGTIEDGDSVILFNFRGDRALEITKAFEAQELAEFDRKRHPKVEYAGMMEYDGDLHVPSQFLVTPPAIDKTIAEYLCASKVRQFSISETQKFGHVTYFFNGNKSGKFDDKLEEYVEIPSDIVPFEERPWMKCAEIADRVIKEVESGKWDFIKLNFPNGDMVGHTGNFQAVVCSMEGLDLQIGRIHKAVMEAGGVMVITADHGNADDMFEHGKDGSVQYKENGDPKSKTSHSLNPVPCIICDSNYQGEYESELKTGLGISSIAATCMNLLDFEAPAEYDPSIITMR, encoded by the coding sequence ATGGTTGATGCATTAAAAAAAATGGGGAAGATTTCCCGCAAGGGTCCTGTCGTCCTGGTGATCATGGATGGAGTAGGATTTGGAAAATACAAGGAGGGCGATGCCGTTGCAGCCGCTCTCACCGGACATTTGAACAAGCTGTACAAGGCCAATCCCTGGACGAAGCTGAAGGCCCACGGACTTGCCGTCGGGCTTCCCAGCGATGACGATATGGGCAACAGTGAAGTAGGGCATAATGCCATGGGCTGCGGACGGGTTTTCTCCCAGGGTGCGAAGTTGGTCAACAACTCAATCGAGACCGGTGCCATGTTTGAGGGAACCACCTGGAATAAACTGGTTGCCAATGTAAAAACCAAGGCATCAACGCTGCACTTCATCGGTTTGCTCAGCGACGGAAACGTTCACTCGCACATCGACAACCTCAAGGCTATGATCGTGCAGGCCAAGAAGGATGGGGTTGCAAAGGTTCGCATCCATGCCCTGCTCGACGGCCGCGATGTCGGCGAGGTCAGTGCACTTGAATACTTCGACCCCTTCGAGGCTTTTCTTGCTTCGTTGAACGATGCTTCCTTCGATGCAAGGATTGCCAGCGGTGGCGGCCGCATGGTCATTACCATGGATCGATACAATGCAAACTGGAATATGGTACGCAAGGGTTGGGAGACTCATGTTCTGGGTGAAGGCCGGATGTTTGAAGGCGCCCATCAGGCCATCGAGACGCTGCGCAAGGAGAGCAAGGCCATCGACCAGGACCTTCCCCCGTTCGTCATCGCCAAGGATGGAAAACCGGTGGGAACCATCGAGGATGGCGACAGTGTCATACTCTTCAACTTCCGAGGCGACCGTGCCCTTGAGATAACCAAGGCTTTTGAAGCACAAGAGCTTGCCGAATTCGACCGAAAACGTCATCCGAAGGTAGAATATGCCGGGATGATGGAGTACGACGGGGATTTGCATGTTCCCAGCCAATTCCTGGTCACACCTCCGGCCATCGACAAGACAATCGCCGAGTATCTTTGTGCCTCCAAGGTGCGGCAGTTCTCGATCAGTGAAACGCAGAAATTCGGCCATGTAACCTACTTCTTCAATGGCAACAAGAGCGGAAAGTTCGATGACAAGCTCGAAGAGTATGTAGAGATTCCCAGCGATATCGTTCCTTTCGAGGAGAGGCCCTGGATGAAGTGTGCCGAGATCGCGGACCGTGTCATCAAGGAAGTGGAGAGCGGCAAGTGGGACTTCATCAAGCTTAATTTCCCCAACGGGGACATGGTCGGTCATACAGGCAACTTCCAGGCTGTTGTGTGCTCGATGGAAGGGCTTGACCTGCAGATAGGGAGAATCCACAAGGCGGTCATGGAGGCCGGCGGCGTCATGGTAATCACAGCCGACCACGGCAATGCAGATGATATGTTCGAGCATGGAAAGGATGGAAGCGTGCAGTACAAGGAGAATGGCGATCCGAAGTCCAAGACCAGCCATTCGCTCAATCCAGTGCCGTGCATCATCTGTGACAGCAACTACCAAGGAGAGTATGAGAGCGAGCTCAAGACAGGGCTGGGGATCAGCAGCATAGCTGCAACGTGCATGAATCTTCTCGACTTTGAAGCTCCCGCCGAGTATGATCCGAGTATCATTACCATGCGATAA
- a CDS encoding FeoA family protein translates to MTLGELRPGEKARVLKIGTQGMLRQRILDMGITPSVEVKLVKVAPLGDPLELTLRGYQLSLRKSDAALIEVERL, encoded by the coding sequence ATGACACTAGGAGAGTTGCGTCCTGGAGAGAAAGCACGGGTTCTGAAGATCGGGACCCAGGGAATGTTGCGTCAACGCATTTTGGATATGGGAATAACCCCTTCAGTCGAGGTGAAGCTTGTAAAGGTCGCTCCTTTGGGAGACCCCTTGGAACTCACGTTGCGCGGATATCAGTTGAGCTTGAGAAAAAGCGATGCCGCGTTGATTGAAGTTGAAAGATTATAA
- a CDS encoding S41 family peptidase, with protein MRRTIIRRLSLSFIVLLIFLPLFAGGSMEQILAAPLSTRTSMEADQITIDMASLERLYRYVDSIYIDEVDKQKMFNDLASALVASLDDPYSFYVPPSKAQEYQEETSGVYGGIGTYLNKPAPDNIDPSVPSSYMITIVSPFPGSPAQRAGLMAGDLISHIDGEKVDELTSYEASMKLRGEANTFVTITVYRNGTSFDLTLKRERITAPTVDSGIIEDTIGYIILSEFTPQTGNQLLEHVQKLMKQGIVGLIIDERNNSGGAVDGAMQSANIFLEEGKTLVTIQGKKGTMRDQRYISTGKAEVPANLPIVILTNTGSASSAEIFAAAMKDNGRATLIGTKTFGKGIVQDVFRFGSGFAQVTTAHYYTPNGENIHKLGIEPDILVEDVQLSDEEIPAFEQLMTDKVISTFVQENPEPSEANIRRFASLYTERGIDEEVLTLLVRNEYLSKMPYDKRPIADATFDKQLNRAVEFIRTGK; from the coding sequence ATGAGAAGAACCATAATACGCAGGCTTAGCCTTAGTTTCATAGTATTGCTGATTTTCCTGCCCCTGTTCGCAGGTGGTTCAATGGAGCAGATTCTTGCTGCTCCGCTTTCCACACGGACAAGCATGGAAGCAGACCAGATCACTATCGATATGGCCTCGCTGGAACGGCTGTATCGATATGTCGATTCAATTTACATCGATGAGGTCGACAAGCAGAAGATGTTCAACGACCTGGCTTCCGCCCTCGTCGCATCCCTGGACGACCCCTACTCCTTCTATGTACCGCCCTCCAAGGCACAGGAGTACCAGGAAGAGACCAGCGGGGTATATGGAGGCATCGGGACGTATTTGAACAAACCCGCCCCGGACAATATCGACCCCTCCGTTCCCTCCTCCTATATGATCACCATCGTATCACCGTTCCCCGGATCCCCGGCGCAGAGAGCGGGCTTGATGGCAGGTGATTTGATCAGCCACATAGACGGGGAGAAGGTAGACGAACTGACCAGTTACGAAGCGAGCATGAAGCTAAGAGGAGAAGCGAACACGTTCGTAACAATAACGGTCTACCGAAATGGAACCTCCTTCGATTTGACGCTCAAAAGGGAACGCATTACCGCCCCCACTGTAGACAGCGGCATCATTGAAGATACCATCGGGTATATTATTCTCTCTGAATTCACGCCTCAAACCGGCAACCAACTGCTCGAACATGTACAAAAGTTAATGAAGCAGGGTATCGTCGGCTTGATCATCGATGAGAGAAACAATTCCGGAGGGGCTGTGGACGGAGCCATGCAGTCGGCGAACATCTTCCTTGAAGAAGGCAAGACGCTGGTAACCATCCAAGGTAAGAAAGGCACGATGCGCGACCAGCGCTACATATCAACGGGAAAAGCGGAGGTTCCTGCCAATCTTCCTATAGTAATCCTTACCAATACAGGCTCGGCTTCCTCGGCGGAGATCTTCGCCGCTGCAATGAAGGACAACGGCAGGGCGACGCTCATCGGGACAAAAACGTTCGGAAAGGGCATTGTGCAGGATGTCTTCCGATTCGGCTCGGGTTTCGCCCAGGTCACAACCGCCCATTATTACACACCCAATGGGGAGAATATCCACAAATTGGGAATTGAACCGGATATTTTGGTAGAGGATGTCCAGCTCTCGGATGAGGAGATTCCCGCCTTTGAACAGCTGATGACCGACAAGGTGATCAGCACCTTTGTACAGGAAAATCCAGAACCGAGTGAGGCCAACATCCGCCGCTTCGCCTCCCTTTACACCGAACGAGGGATTGACGAGGAGGTACTGACGCTTCTGGTTCGCAACGAGTATCTTTCCAAGATGCCCTATGACAAGCGACCCATTGCTGATGCAACCTTCGACAAGCAGCTCAATCGGGCGGTTGAATTCATCAGGACAGGGAAATGA
- a CDS encoding FeoA family protein, with product MPLSFAQVGETRKVLSLQGDDMLKQHLLDLGFVAGQTVQIIGNSNQGLILSIKGVRLALNRGLAHRINVA from the coding sequence ATGCCCCTTTCCTTTGCCCAGGTCGGAGAAACTCGCAAGGTGCTTTCCTTGCAGGGTGATGATATGTTGAAACAGCATCTGCTTGACCTTGGGTTTGTTGCTGGACAAACCGTGCAAATCATCGGAAACAGTAATCAGGGCCTCATTCTCTCCATCAAAGGTGTTCGCCTTGCCCTCAATCGCGGCTTGGCTCACCGTATCAATGTAGCATAA
- the feoB gene encoding ferrous iron transport protein B: MSITIALAGNPNSGKTTVFNALTGAKQHVGNWPGVTVDKKEGQYRKDKNLTILDLPGTYSLSPYSAEEIITRTYIVEEKPSCIIDVLDGTSLERNLYLALQILETGTPTVLAVNMMDEVAAKGDVIDVARLEAELGVAVVPIEARNNKGLDQLMEAVNRTIEQNRRPKQLELYSLAGKVDEDTLADRRYSYIQSLVETCVHSKRTQVVHIESLSDKLDKVLTHRLFALPVFALVMYVLFSMTFSENFLFVPGLPSPGIALATLVETLWGGLTGVVSTFLENAGAADWAYSLVVDGVLEGIGAIFGFLPLILVLYLLMSFLEDSGYMARVAFVMDRIFRRFGLSGRSFIPLLMGFGCSVPAIMATRTLDSEKDRRITTLLCGFMPCGAKLPIFIMFVSVFFSEGNKTLVIFFLYALSLTVSILVSLIINRIAYRGQVSNFLMELPQYRLPTLRSVWIHGFEKVKGFVQKAGTVILAATILIWLLSNFNLHSFTGRNQIERGTVLSGMDDSFLASVGKTVAPVFRPTGFGAWRPTVGIATGWVAKEMVVVTLAQLYSEDVNDEYLERYFSSMDGDALSDLGFTDGLYSGDEAFDIYTEAVLMEGSDEHALSTLRTDIPTKQAALAYMAFNLLCMPCFAAVGAMKRELKSWKRTASAVGIQMATAYVVALLINLIGSLV; this comes from the coding sequence ATGTCCATTACCATCGCACTTGCCGGCAATCCCAATAGCGGCAAAACCACCGTATTCAATGCCCTGACCGGAGCAAAACAACATGTAGGCAACTGGCCGGGAGTAACCGTCGATAAAAAGGAGGGGCAGTACCGAAAGGACAAGAATCTGACCATCCTCGATCTGCCCGGCACCTACTCCCTCAGTCCCTACAGTGCAGAGGAGATCATCACCCGTACGTACATCGTGGAAGAGAAACCGTCCTGCATCATCGATGTGTTGGACGGCACTTCGCTTGAGAGGAATCTCTATCTCGCCCTGCAGATCTTGGAGACCGGCACCCCTACCGTACTTGCTGTGAACATGATGGACGAAGTAGCAGCAAAGGGTGATGTAATCGATGTTGCCCGACTTGAAGCAGAGCTTGGGGTTGCCGTAGTTCCTATTGAAGCGAGAAACAATAAGGGCCTCGACCAATTGATGGAGGCTGTGAATCGGACCATCGAGCAGAACCGCAGGCCCAAGCAGCTTGAACTCTACAGCCTTGCAGGCAAGGTCGATGAGGATACCCTCGCCGATCGTCGCTATAGCTACATTCAGTCCTTGGTGGAAACCTGTGTTCATTCAAAAAGAACCCAGGTTGTGCACATTGAGAGCTTGAGTGACAAACTGGACAAGGTGTTGACCCATCGGCTGTTCGCCCTTCCTGTATTCGCCTTGGTCATGTATGTGTTGTTTTCCATGACCTTCAGTGAAAATTTCCTCTTCGTCCCGGGGCTTCCTAGTCCCGGTATCGCCCTCGCAACCCTGGTCGAGACCCTCTGGGGTGGTTTGACAGGTGTTGTTTCCACGTTCCTTGAGAACGCAGGGGCTGCCGACTGGGCATACAGCCTGGTAGTGGATGGAGTGTTGGAGGGCATTGGAGCCATTTTCGGCTTCCTTCCCCTCATCCTTGTCCTCTACCTGTTGATGAGCTTTCTGGAAGACAGCGGCTATATGGCACGGGTTGCTTTCGTCATGGACAGAATATTCAGACGATTCGGGCTCTCCGGGCGCTCTTTCATCCCCCTCTTGATGGGTTTTGGATGCTCCGTCCCTGCAATCATGGCCACCCGAACCTTGGATAGTGAGAAGGACCGAAGGATTACCACACTCTTGTGCGGCTTTATGCCATGCGGAGCCAAACTGCCGATTTTCATCATGTTCGTCTCGGTCTTTTTTTCCGAGGGAAACAAGACCTTGGTGATTTTCTTCTTGTATGCACTCAGTCTTACCGTTTCGATTCTTGTTTCACTCATTATCAATCGTATTGCCTACAGGGGCCAGGTTTCCAACTTTTTGATGGAACTTCCCCAGTATCGTCTTCCCACCCTCCGTTCGGTATGGATTCATGGGTTTGAGAAAGTAAAGGGATTCGTACAGAAGGCAGGAACCGTCATTCTTGCTGCAACCATTCTCATCTGGCTGCTCTCCAATTTCAATCTACACTCCTTCACCGGACGAAATCAGATTGAACGTGGAACCGTACTCTCGGGGATGGACGACTCGTTCTTGGCTTCAGTAGGAAAGACGGTGGCTCCCGTGTTCAGACCGACCGGATTCGGCGCTTGGCGTCCTACCGTAGGAATTGCAACAGGCTGGGTCGCCAAGGAGATGGTTGTTGTCACCTTGGCACAGTTGTACAGCGAGGATGTCAATGATGAGTATCTTGAGCGGTACTTCTCGTCGATGGATGGTGATGCCTTGAGTGACCTTGGCTTTACTGATGGCCTCTACTCAGGTGATGAAGCGTTTGACATCTATACCGAAGCGGTATTGATGGAAGGATCCGACGAACATGCCCTGAGTACACTCCGCACTGATATTCCCACCAAGCAGGCCGCCCTTGCGTACATGGCTTTCAATCTTCTTTGCATGCCCTGTTTTGCGGCAGTCGGGGCCATGAAACGGGAGTTGAAAAGTTGGAAGCGTACCGCTTCCGCAGTGGGAATTCAGATGGCGACAGCCTATGTAGTGGCTCTGTTGATCAACCTGATCGGTTCACTGGTTTAG
- a CDS encoding RsmE family RNA methyltransferase, translating to MRQLVLPRSYQGGPHLELEGKESQYLTKVLRLKRGQQILGRDTEGRKYLLTLIEITSHSCILSCQQVEQNMQVQTTDALPSYQGPYPNLVLLQCLCKGRKEEQIFRQATEIGAATLALVSSRYCVTDLSDKKEKAVHARFERLEIQIKEALQQSGSPVPTQLVSQVLDLQDVPSWWADRGLAIFFHQSTRSESQKTLTSLLEAHPIEKPVCVLIGPEGGFSDEECTFLEQSGFYPVVLKTNILRSETAGVYALSAIQVLLTETYNNKPVHLSQ from the coding sequence ATGAGGCAGTTGGTACTGCCTCGCTCCTACCAAGGTGGTCCGCATCTGGAGCTGGAAGGAAAGGAGAGCCAGTACTTGACCAAGGTGTTGCGCTTGAAACGAGGACAGCAGATCCTCGGGCGCGACACTGAAGGTCGCAAGTATCTGCTCACGCTTATCGAGATTACAAGCCACAGTTGTATACTTTCCTGCCAACAAGTGGAGCAGAACATGCAGGTCCAGACCACTGATGCCCTGCCATCCTACCAAGGGCCCTATCCCAACCTGGTGCTTCTGCAATGTCTTTGCAAAGGAAGGAAAGAGGAACAAATTTTCCGTCAAGCCACTGAGATCGGGGCTGCAACACTCGCCCTGGTCTCCAGCAGGTACTGTGTTACCGATCTTTCGGATAAAAAAGAGAAGGCGGTACACGCACGCTTTGAACGGCTTGAGATCCAGATCAAGGAAGCCCTGCAGCAAAGCGGGTCCCCTGTCCCCACGCAGCTTGTATCGCAGGTACTTGATCTACAGGATGTCCCCTCATGGTGGGCTGATCGGGGATTAGCCATTTTCTTTCACCAAAGCACCCGCTCCGAAAGCCAAAAGACTCTCACATCCCTGCTTGAGGCTCATCCTATTGAGAAGCCTGTCTGTGTCCTCATTGGTCCTGAAGGAGGTTTCAGTGATGAGGAGTGCACATTCCTGGAGCAATCGGGATTCTATCCGGTCGTTCTTAAGACCAACATCCTCAGAAGTGAGACAGCGGGTGTCTACGCCCTTTCTGCCATACAAGTTCTCCTCACAGAAACCTACAACAATAAACCGGTACACCTCTCACAATGA
- a CDS encoding sigma-54-dependent transcriptional regulator produces the protein MSLFIVSSDWRFKGKFKSHFTPAFLREFSMAEKALAALPTEQPALIIIDNRLAKGSYQWFLQALSDRQTTIPILLCLEKDQMEPVLSKANLKVYCVRREELNYSKLFEYLDKLQQQDAVKESHAYHPSGLIGQSKCMHSVREQLKRYAHQDCSVHLYGETGTGKEIAANYLHRLKYPHRNIVSINCSLLSSALGNSMFFGHTKGAFTDGKTELPGLIHEAHQSTLFLDEVENLSLQFQAHLLRLLETGQYRRYGDTQVHTSKFRLITASNEKLSALIHRNVMRSDFLYRITDTHIHMPALREHKEDIPQLCSHYLGLNAPHKKVSSSSIRLLQSYHWPGNVRQLFSTLRRSVIACGEQQELQIMEEDLELG, from the coding sequence ATGTCTTTGTTCATCGTCTCCTCCGACTGGCGATTCAAGGGAAAGTTCAAGTCGCATTTCACACCAGCCTTTCTTCGTGAGTTTTCCATGGCAGAAAAAGCCCTGGCAGCCCTGCCTACCGAACAACCGGCACTCATAATCATCGACAACCGATTGGCAAAGGGTTCCTACCAGTGGTTCCTGCAGGCCCTATCCGACAGACAAACAACCATTCCCATCCTTCTCTGTCTTGAAAAAGACCAAATGGAACCGGTACTGTCCAAGGCAAACTTGAAGGTATACTGTGTGAGACGAGAAGAGTTGAACTATTCGAAGCTGTTTGAATATCTGGACAAGCTTCAACAGCAAGATGCAGTGAAGGAGAGCCACGCATATCACCCAAGCGGCTTGATCGGACAGAGCAAATGCATGCATTCGGTGAGGGAACAGTTGAAGCGGTATGCTCATCAGGACTGTTCGGTACATCTCTACGGAGAAACCGGAACAGGCAAGGAGATTGCTGCGAACTATCTGCACCGCCTTAAATATCCCCATAGAAACATAGTCTCGATAAATTGCTCGTTGCTCAGCAGCGCCTTGGGCAACTCGATGTTTTTCGGCCACACAAAAGGGGCCTTCACCGACGGCAAGACAGAGCTTCCCGGCCTTATACACGAAGCACATCAGTCCACCCTCTTTCTCGATGAAGTTGAAAACCTTTCCTTGCAATTCCAGGCTCATCTGCTGCGACTGCTGGAGACAGGGCAGTACCGTAGATACGGGGACACACAGGTGCACACCTCAAAGTTCAGACTCATCACCGCATCCAATGAAAAGCTCTCCGCCTTGATTCACCGGAATGTCATGCGTAGTGATTTCCTGTATCGCATCACCGATACCCACATCCATATGCCGGCCCTTAGGGAACACAAGGAGGACATTCCCCAGCTATGCTCCCACTACCTCGGTTTGAATGCTCCCCACAAAAAAGTTTCATCCTCCAGCATCAGGCTCTTGCAGTCCTATCACTGGCCCGGCAATGTCAGACAGCTGTTCTCCACCCTCAGGCGGAGTGTCATCGCATGTGGAGAACAGCAGGAACTCCAAATCATGGAGGAAGATCTGGAGTTAGGTTGA
- a CDS encoding aminopeptidase P family protein, whose translation MSHIHERVAALRALLAQHDLDAWIINGTDPHQSEYVCTRYRSREWISGFTGSAGTVVITKEAALLWVDSRYFIQAQQQIEGSEFIMMKVDTPSYPDPYSYLVQQLPEGGRVGIDSATLTVSAKASLEASFEGRVVLVPFSDLLDAIWLDRPPVPSREVVHLPNDIAGFSSVQKLTMVRLAMAQKGCDYTVISSLDDIAWITNLRGSDVTYNPVFLSYLVVGRQQAWLFTDPGRFDAETKDLISSDFEILDYEAISPTLSAMLKADDVIYYNPDKTNLLLFAAFQGNKHVTGREFTTDLKASKNETELEGMRKAHLLDGVALVNFLASLDTKKGTYTEIELSTMLKQQRQRNAHCIGESFSPISGWAAHGAMCHYSADEKSNATVQGDGLLVLDTGGMYTFGLTDVTRTILFGTPTEEQKRDYTLVLKGNLALANMRFPEGTCGYQLDVLARQFLWQQGLSYFHGTGHGLGFRLGVHEGPQSISVKPLAVPLKKGMIVSDEPGIYKEGRHGIRIENILAIKEDVKTEFGQFLSFEVLTICPFERTLIDKNLLTVEEIAMVDAYHRWVFEELKDLVDSAALPYLERATECL comes from the coding sequence ATGTCTCACATACATGAACGGGTAGCGGCACTGCGCGCCCTTCTAGCTCAACATGATCTTGATGCATGGATCATCAATGGAACCGATCCTCATCAAAGTGAATATGTTTGTACACGCTATAGAAGCCGGGAGTGGATAAGCGGGTTTACCGGAAGCGCCGGGACGGTGGTAATCACCAAGGAAGCTGCTCTTTTGTGGGTCGACTCACGCTATTTCATCCAGGCCCAGCAGCAGATCGAGGGTAGTGAATTTATCATGATGAAGGTCGATACCCCTTCCTATCCCGACCCCTATTCCTACCTTGTGCAGCAGCTTCCAGAGGGGGGCAGGGTCGGCATCGACAGCGCAACCCTCACTGTCTCAGCCAAGGCCTCGTTGGAGGCATCTTTTGAAGGCAGGGTGGTCCTCGTTCCCTTCTCAGACCTTCTGGATGCAATCTGGCTCGACAGGCCTCCTGTTCCCTCTCGGGAAGTTGTTCATCTTCCCAACGATATTGCAGGGTTCAGTTCGGTGCAGAAACTTACCATGGTACGCCTTGCCATGGCTCAGAAGGGGTGTGACTATACCGTCATCTCCTCCCTTGACGATATCGCCTGGATCACCAATCTCAGAGGATCGGATGTCACCTACAACCCGGTGTTTCTCTCCTACTTGGTGGTAGGCAGACAGCAGGCTTGGTTGTTTACCGATCCGGGCCGCTTTGATGCAGAGACCAAGGACCTGATTTCCTCCGATTTTGAGATTCTTGACTATGAGGCGATCTCTCCCACCCTCTCAGCCATGCTGAAGGCCGACGATGTCATCTATTACAATCCCGATAAAACAAACCTTCTTCTTTTTGCCGCTTTTCAAGGAAACAAGCATGTGACAGGGCGCGAATTCACCACCGACCTGAAGGCGAGCAAGAATGAGACGGAGTTGGAGGGAATGAGAAAGGCCCATCTGCTCGATGGGGTTGCCTTGGTTAATTTCCTGGCTTCCCTGGATACCAAGAAAGGCACCTATACCGAAATTGAACTGAGCACCATGCTCAAACAACAGCGGCAGCGTAATGCCCACTGCATCGGAGAATCATTCTCCCCCATCAGCGGGTGGGCCGCCCACGGGGCGATGTGTCACTATAGTGCCGACGAGAAGAGCAATGCGACGGTGCAGGGGGACGGACTGCTTGTCCTCGATACCGGCGGAATGTATACCTTCGGCCTTACCGATGTGACCAGGACCATTCTTTTCGGTACCCCCACCGAGGAGCAGAAGCGTGACTACACCTTGGTGCTCAAAGGCAATCTTGCCCTTGCGAACATGCGCTTCCCCGAGGGAACCTGCGGGTATCAGCTGGACGTGCTTGCAAGGCAGTTCCTCTGGCAGCAGGGCTTGAGCTACTTCCATGGTACCGGTCATGGACTGGGGTTCCGCCTCGGCGTCCATGAGGGTCCGCAGTCGATCAGTGTGAAGCCGCTTGCCGTACCGCTTAAGAAGGGTATGATCGTCAGTGATGAGCCCGGCATCTACAAGGAAGGCCGGCATGGAATCCGTATTGAGAACATCCTCGCGATCAAAGAGGATGTGAAAACTGAATTCGGGCAGTTCTTGAGCTTTGAAGTCTTGACCATCTGTCCGTTTGAACGCACATTGATAGATAAGAATCTACTTACAGTGGAGGAGATTGCCATGGTGGACGCCTACCATCGATGGGTCTTTGAAGAATTGAAGGACCTGGTGGACAGTGCCGCTCTCCCATACCTTGAGAGAGCCACCGAATGTTTGTAA